The Eriocheir sinensis breed Jianghai 21 chromosome 4, ASM2467909v1, whole genome shotgun sequence genome has a segment encoding these proteins:
- the LOC127009509 gene encoding immunoglobulin domain-containing protein oig-4-like yields the protein MRWRPVWITLVALLTLVSVTMASQTIGTGKRGQLSGRYKGRKNFKPITGTYPSVEAKDYYTNPKGAKITKSSHFNYQYVLGHKIVFLCVAKGIPLPQITWFKDGVELYAHRYMQLHEWKFGNNLKSKMEIDPATQADAGIYECHANNKYAVDTKAFRTTYVAEFNK from the exons ATGAGGTGGCGCCCGGTGTGGATAACGCTGGTGGCACTTCTCACGCTGGTCAGCGTCACGATGGCCTCCCAGACCATAGGCACGGGGAAGCGCGGCCAACTATCGGGCCGCTACAAGGGGAGGAAAAATTTCAAGCCCATCACCGGCACGTACCCTTCCGTGGAGGCAAAGGACTACTACACCAACCCCAAG GGCGCCAAGATCACCAAGTCTTCCCACTTCAACTACCAATATGTGTTGGGCCACAAgattgtgtttctgtgtgtggcaAAGGGCATTCCACTGCCCCAAATAACATGGTTCAAGGATGGAGTGGAACTCTATGCCCATAGGTACATGCAG TTGCATGAATGGAAATTTGGAAACAACTTGAAGAGCAAGATGGAGATTGATCCAGCCACCCAAGCTGATGCCGGTATATACGAATGCCATGCGAACAATAAATATGCAGTGGACACAAAAGCCTTCCGCACGACCTACGTAGCAGAGTTCAACaaataa